A single genomic interval of Candidatus Binatia bacterium harbors:
- a CDS encoding glycosyltransferase family 39 protein, with product MTPRWQSWLALGGVLSIAAFLRLLWLDAGWLGADQARDLSWAARIALEGDAPDFGPAMRNQLRLGVLYYWFWATAYFFSSALLAPYVFAALIGVVAVGVCWQVGRLLDGPRVGFLAALWLATAPVAVMNARVAWAPAAIPPLVAIFLWLAVRLEARPSARALAGLTFLVALGTQLHLSAVVLIPVLFLVFVRTPALQTFRTVGWALLAGLLPLLPMIPANLAPIPFASPTAVADASPYAGRWIDILLHSARAVEAFLPPIEGLPWTVRFWTGLEMGSMALVLLAAFIVLVRVVRRSSGGGERVVLETFFAGLLFVLLLPAEAWYYYLDTTLVPGALLVGVAASRARAFLFGAGPVVVWSLVRSAGLIWWVFLAHQTGNIFVQMDLLRLGGGAVGADAVVMQARVPTIAAKQQAFAVLGEEFQIPRERIFHDVHGWGFEDLIADNGFFAATGAEDLADAPSDARSAAVVIQQGDLPPLWFSGMRAATAGSLHLLSYQPTLHRQSASIADCPDGNQPPAPVRLDPLRYGSGARARGVWPCAEMTVVVPIAANTSGRRRRILARMEGAGRVTALASVPPGRSLGQGLPAGALGVLLPPNARELRFRIVANGPADLDLLELHGEALGEGPGPW from the coding sequence ATGACGCCCCGTTGGCAGTCCTGGCTGGCTTTGGGTGGAGTCTTGTCGATTGCCGCGTTCCTGCGCCTGCTCTGGCTTGATGCCGGCTGGTTGGGTGCCGATCAGGCACGCGATCTGAGCTGGGCGGCCCGGATTGCTCTGGAGGGGGACGCTCCGGACTTTGGCCCGGCGATGCGCAACCAGCTTCGACTGGGCGTCCTGTATTATTGGTTCTGGGCCACGGCCTATTTCTTTTCGTCGGCACTTTTGGCGCCCTATGTCTTCGCCGCCTTGATCGGTGTGGTTGCTGTGGGGGTCTGCTGGCAGGTGGGTCGTTTGCTGGATGGGCCGCGAGTGGGTTTTCTGGCGGCGTTGTGGTTGGCGACGGCTCCGGTGGCCGTCATGAACGCGCGGGTGGCCTGGGCGCCGGCCGCCATCCCGCCGTTGGTGGCGATCTTTCTCTGGCTGGCGGTGCGATTGGAAGCGCGTCCATCAGCGCGAGCGCTTGCAGGTCTGACCTTTCTGGTGGCTCTGGGTACCCAATTACATTTGTCGGCCGTGGTTCTGATTCCGGTTCTCTTTCTGGTGTTCGTGCGCACGCCAGCGCTGCAGACGTTTCGCACGGTGGGGTGGGCGCTGCTCGCGGGTTTGCTCCCCTTGTTGCCGATGATCCCCGCGAATCTCGCCCCGATCCCTTTTGCCTCGCCGACCGCGGTTGCCGACGCGAGTCCCTACGCCGGGCGATGGATCGATATCCTGCTCCATAGTGCGCGTGCGGTGGAGGCTTTCCTGCCGCCAATCGAGGGGCTGCCATGGACCGTCCGGTTCTGGACGGGATTGGAGATGGGCAGCATGGCGCTGGTGCTGCTGGCCGCGTTCATCGTGCTTGTGAGGGTTGTTCGTCGGTCGTCGGGCGGCGGGGAGCGCGTGGTTCTCGAGACGTTTTTTGCGGGCTTGCTCTTCGTGCTGCTTCTGCCGGCCGAGGCCTGGTATTATTATCTGGATACGACCCTCGTTCCCGGGGCTCTTCTGGTGGGCGTCGCGGCAAGTCGGGCACGCGCCTTTCTGTTCGGCGCTGGGCCCGTCGTGGTCTGGTCTCTGGTCCGGTCCGCGGGTTTGATCTGGTGGGTCTTTCTCGCGCATCAGACCGGAAACATCTTTGTGCAGATGGACCTGCTTCGGCTTGGGGGTGGCGCCGTCGGGGCGGACGCGGTCGTGATGCAGGCGCGCGTGCCCACGATCGCAGCCAAGCAGCAGGCTTTTGCGGTGCTCGGTGAAGAGTTTCAAATTCCCCGCGAGCGGATTTTTCATGATGTGCATGGGTGGGGCTTCGAGGATCTGATCGCCGATAATGGATTCTTTGCGGCTACAGGCGCCGAAGATCTCGCCGACGCTCCCTCGGACGCGCGCAGCGCAGCCGTGGTGATCCAGCAGGGCGACCTTCCGCCGCTCTGGTTTTCGGGAATGCGAGCGGCTACCGCGGGTTCCCTGCATTTGCTGTCCTACCAGCCAACTCTCCATCGTCAGAGTGCGTCGATTGCCGACTGCCCTGACGGAAATCAGCCGCCGGCACCGGTCCGACTCGATCCCCTTCGCTACGGTTCGGGGGCGCGTGCGCGGGGCGTGTGGCCGTGTGCGGAGATGACCGTTGTGGTGCCGATCGCGGCCAATACTTCCGGGCGTCGGCGTCGCATTCTCGCCCGCATGGAAGGTGCTGGTCGGGTAACGGCGCTTGCGAGTGTGCCGCCCGGGCGGTCTTTGGGGCAAGGCCTGCCGGCGGGTGCGCTCGGGGTCTTGCTGCCCCCGAACGCCCGCGAACTTCGCTTTCGCATTGTCGCGAATGGGCCTGCCGATCTGGATCTTCTGGAATTGCATGGCGAGGCGTTGGGCGAGGGGCCTGGTCCTTGGTAG
- a CDS encoding exo-alpha-sialidase, giving the protein MAGRSPFLANRIVWVASVLLAAACEQSDPRLFPTQRLNEIPASVAPGFLPDYTALSARSSDVAVAWMAASGAAPREIVMRVSADSGRTWGKEFPPGGSAFREADVTDPQLVRFPGTDALLLLQDVLSGSGRAKSVAIQTSLDEGRTFFPPQTLSQASRVFDPVALALPDRNGLVVWVRQRGRSRQLMFRVSADAGRTWGEPAKRLDVLGTGLARQPSLLALPDRQVLAVWEQRASTNRGGRSRPHLRIAVGSNHGRKWSDSRPVDARFEGPSPLWPQLALAGGRISLVWSTAVTGATHRGAVVLSQSLDGGRSWSTPQELFVGEEAPKTNLQAAGGHLYLSWHGGPREDIGIYFLGSEDGGNSWREGRNEPQRIDDPQAEGNALRPAMAADGEGRVAIVWTSGGKEIWMRYSVDYGRSWSDLLPLAAEEGRGRLRYPQIAISSGQALVTWERWPDKALHVQSIADVEKRLPLDLFFRRVELS; this is encoded by the coding sequence ATGGCCGGCCGCAGCCCTTTTCTTGCCAACCGAATCGTTTGGGTCGCATCGGTTCTGCTGGCCGCGGCCTGCGAGCAATCCGATCCGCGACTTTTTCCAACGCAGCGGTTGAATGAGATTCCCGCGAGCGTTGCCCCCGGTTTCTTGCCGGACTACACGGCTCTTTCCGCGCGATCCTCTGACGTGGCGGTGGCCTGGATGGCGGCATCGGGAGCCGCGCCGCGAGAGATCGTGATGCGCGTCTCTGCGGATTCCGGAAGGACCTGGGGCAAGGAGTTTCCACCCGGGGGCTCCGCTTTTCGTGAAGCGGATGTGACGGACCCGCAGCTGGTTCGTTTTCCGGGAACCGATGCCCTCTTGCTCCTGCAGGATGTTCTTTCGGGTTCGGGACGAGCAAAGTCGGTTGCGATACAGACAAGCCTCGACGAAGGCCGGACCTTTTTCCCGCCACAGACACTGAGTCAGGCTTCGAGGGTTTTTGATCCGGTAGCCCTGGCTCTTCCGGATCGAAATGGACTGGTGGTATGGGTGCGCCAGAGAGGTCGCTCGCGGCAACTGATGTTCCGTGTGAGTGCGGACGCAGGTCGCACCTGGGGGGAGCCGGCCAAGCGCCTCGACGTTTTGGGCACAGGTCTCGCCAGACAGCCGAGCTTGCTCGCGCTTCCGGACCGGCAGGTTCTCGCAGTATGGGAGCAGCGTGCTTCCACGAATCGGGGCGGTCGCTCCCGGCCTCATCTGCGAATCGCGGTTGGGTCGAATCATGGCCGGAAATGGTCGGATTCGCGACCGGTCGATGCGCGGTTCGAAGGCCCCAGTCCGCTCTGGCCGCAGTTGGCACTCGCCGGCGGTCGCATTTCCCTGGTCTGGTCCACGGCGGTTACCGGGGCGACGCATCGCGGGGCTGTAGTTCTTTCACAATCACTTGATGGAGGCCGATCCTGGTCTACGCCACAAGAGCTATTTGTCGGAGAGGAAGCTCCCAAAACCAATCTGCAGGCCGCAGGAGGCCATTTGTATCTGAGCTGGCATGGCGGCCCGCGCGAGGATATCGGGATCTATTTTTTGGGTTCCGAAGACGGGGGGAACAGCTGGCGGGAAGGCCGGAATGAACCGCAACGAATCGATGATCCCCAAGCCGAGGGGAACGCTCTTCGGCCAGCGATGGCTGCCGATGGAGAAGGTCGCGTTGCGATTGTGTGGACGTCCGGCGGCAAGGAGATCTGGATGCGCTATTCCGTTGATTACGGCCGCAGCTGGTCTGACCTCCTCCCGTTAGCCGCAGAGGAGGGCCGGGGCAGGCTCAGATATCCCCAGATTGCGATCTCCTCGGGGCAGGCGCTGGTGACCTGGGAGCGGTGGCCTGACAAGGCACTCCACGTCCAATCGATCGCGGATGTGGAAAAACGCCTGCCACTCGACCTCTTCTTCCGGCGTGTCGAGCTGTCCTGA
- a CDS encoding ABC transporter ATP-binding protein, producing the protein MSVLRAENLGKAFRRYHRPADRLREWFGGGVCHERIWAVRGVEASLEAGQSLGIVGNNGAGKSTLLSMLAGFATPTEGHLEVAGHRSAILELGAGFHPEFTGRENVRMVSQAQGLSADRCAEIEAAVDAFAELGNFMDQPVRIYSTGMFLRLAFSLATAADPDLLIVDEALAVGDQRFQSKCLRRIESFRAAGGSLVFCSHNLFQVKKLCAQVLWLDGGHVRMAGSAAEVCDAYADAMRETRTAEALGPVTGERLLRVGDVTLRDAAGREALEFETGQELRLEILVRRAPGTEISPGVAIGLVRADGLVCHCFATSEEGARLQSLGGDTFLAELRIPELALLGGNYQLNVATIDNQSPLVMLDVQEGLAPFSVVNPGTDWGVSRIPHIWGSSR; encoded by the coding sequence ATGAGCGTCTTGCGGGCAGAAAATCTGGGCAAGGCTTTTCGGCGCTATCACCGACCCGCCGACCGCCTGCGGGAGTGGTTTGGCGGCGGCGTCTGCCATGAACGAATCTGGGCGGTGCGTGGCGTCGAGGCCTCCCTGGAGGCCGGGCAATCACTGGGCATTGTCGGCAACAACGGCGCTGGCAAATCGACCCTGTTGTCGATGTTGGCCGGGTTCGCCACGCCAACCGAGGGGCATCTTGAGGTTGCGGGGCACCGAAGTGCCATTCTGGAGTTGGGAGCAGGATTTCATCCGGAGTTCACGGGGCGCGAAAATGTGCGGATGGTGTCACAGGCACAAGGCCTTTCTGCGGATCGCTGTGCGGAGATCGAAGCCGCGGTGGATGCCTTTGCCGAACTGGGCAACTTCATGGACCAACCCGTGCGGATCTATTCCACCGGGATGTTTCTGCGTCTCGCCTTTTCGCTGGCTACGGCTGCCGATCCGGATCTTTTGATTGTTGACGAGGCCCTGGCGGTCGGAGACCAGCGCTTTCAGTCCAAATGTCTGCGGCGGATCGAGTCGTTTCGCGCCGCGGGCGGCAGTCTGGTGTTCTGTTCGCACAATCTCTTTCAGGTGAAGAAGCTTTGTGCGCAGGTGCTTTGGCTCGACGGCGGACATGTGCGGATGGCGGGCTCGGCAGCAGAAGTCTGCGACGCGTATGCCGATGCCATGCGTGAGACGCGGACGGCCGAGGCGTTGGGTCCGGTGACCGGAGAGCGCCTCCTGCGGGTCGGGGACGTCACCCTGCGGGACGCGGCGGGTCGGGAGGCCCTGGAATTTGAAACCGGGCAGGAATTGCGGTTGGAGATTCTGGTTCGCCGGGCGCCGGGGACGGAGATCTCGCCCGGAGTCGCCATCGGCCTGGTCCGGGCTGACGGATTGGTCTGTCATTGCTTTGCCACATCCGAGGAGGGGGCCAGGCTGCAGTCGCTCGGGGGAGACACCTTTCTTGCCGAGCTGCGAATCCCGGAGCTGGCCCTTCTGGGAGGAAATTATCAGCTCAATGTGGCAACAATCGACAACCAGAGCCCCCTGGTGATGCTGGACGTTCAGGAGGGACTGGCGCCGTTTTCTGTGGTGAATCCCGGGACGGATTGGGGCGTTTCCCGGATCCCTCATATTTGGGGATCCTCACGGTGA
- a CDS encoding ABC transporter permease, translating to MNPLVEIWKERRTLVALVGRELRLRQAGSLGGLAWSVLVPLAQLLILTTVFSLVLRIRLSGIGSDVPFAITLAWGFFPWLAFQDAVSRGTTVLVDQGTMLKRMGFSPAVLLAQPVLVAQVQLAVSLVLLLVLMPFLGVGFVPGTPLLLVAMLATFLLSLGAVFLLGTLQVYFRDTSQIVGVSLQALFYLTPIVYAVDMAPESLRFLLAVNPLSGVVGAYRAFALGMPVPFPALAWSFFCGLTLVMAGSWALHRARPEMADLV from the coding sequence ATGAACCCACTTGTCGAGATCTGGAAGGAGCGTCGCACTCTGGTTGCTCTGGTCGGGCGCGAGCTTCGTCTGCGACAGGCAGGATCCCTCGGTGGACTGGCCTGGTCGGTCCTGGTGCCTTTGGCGCAGTTGTTGATCCTGACCACGGTATTCTCGCTGGTGCTGCGGATTCGCCTGTCCGGAATCGGATCGGATGTTCCATTTGCCATCACGCTGGCGTGGGGATTTTTTCCCTGGCTGGCCTTCCAGGACGCCGTGTCTCGGGGGACCACGGTGCTGGTGGACCAGGGCACGATGCTCAAGCGGATGGGTTTTTCGCCTGCCGTTCTGCTGGCGCAACCGGTGCTGGTCGCGCAGGTCCAGTTGGCCGTATCGCTGGTTTTGTTGCTCGTCTTGATGCCTTTTCTGGGGGTGGGCTTTGTTCCGGGGACGCCACTTCTGCTCGTGGCGATGCTCGCGACTTTCCTTCTCTCGTTGGGGGCGGTGTTCCTTCTCGGGACCCTGCAGGTGTATTTCCGCGACACCAGCCAGATTGTCGGCGTGAGCCTGCAGGCACTTTTTTATTTGACGCCCATCGTCTATGCGGTGGACATGGCCCCCGAGTCGTTGCGCTTCCTGCTGGCCGTGAATCCTCTGAGCGGTGTGGTCGGCGCCTACCGGGCCTTCGCTCTGGGGATGCCCGTTCCTTTTCCGGCGCTTGCCTGGAGCTTTTTCTGCGGACTGACGCTGGTGATGGCCGGCAGCTGGGCGTTGCACCGGGCACGTCCCGAAATGGCGGATCTCGTATGA
- the gspD gene encoding type II secretion system secretin GspD: protein MRIRHSYGSEFRGRRAFGAVARGLVLLIGLFLWLPESVEAQRGAPAAPSGSAPAVEAVAAPAARGGAGATDDAIVLNFEGADIREVIHSLAGALEINYLIDPRVEGQVTIRTTGKIPRSELFPIFNQILRSIGIAAVRVGEVYNIVPIAEAKTRVIVSRDELQRMTEDDLFVVELLTVENIAAPEMATLLQPFITPGGDVIPYPRANMLILTDIASNVDRLREMIQLLDRDAFRDLKARIFKIRNTNLEELGQELLMILDTYGITGQAASERGVYAIPLFRLNSIAVLAFSESTFQAVEYWLGILDVKPDEELKKRVRTYPVQNAKAADLAQILNELYGGGGGGNQQSIRRGQPGFGGVFGGRGASANTGGGRNQNGGRRASALGRGQSLGEFEQFSGGRGNTGGSRGGSRGGSRGGSRGGARPAGVLAGGAGGAGGASSVVISGGAGSENDFLSDVRIVSDSITNSLVVFATKADWEEIRSVILDLDTVPRQVVIEVLIAEIRLSKDMELGVQGIVASNVGGVPQPSAAPANDSGLSSVSQAAAGTAKRYINSNFLGAQGGFSALITDNKHFTAQISALAGAGRAKILASPHILTADNREASINIGSSVPVLTQTANVPGIQTGGSTALVNSVQYRDTGVILNILPQVNADGLVNLSIRQEVSSVDSTKESTTGSPTFRVRTAETTAVVQDGDTLLIGGIIEELTERTRAGIPYLMDIPVLGQLFRYEKTAVQKGELIIMITPHVIRGRAEGLEVTQRYKDRLWDVVDEIERTGGLRPPSKFEMDEKMRSRGRTTTAERPQAGFLPNRDWED from the coding sequence ATGAGGATCAGGCATTCATACGGGAGCGAGTTTCGCGGCAGGCGCGCGTTTGGGGCGGTTGCTCGAGGCCTCGTTCTGCTGATCGGGCTGTTTTTGTGGCTTCCGGAAAGCGTCGAGGCTCAGAGGGGAGCGCCAGCTGCACCTTCGGGAAGCGCTCCGGCTGTTGAAGCGGTTGCTGCGCCTGCGGCGCGCGGTGGTGCCGGGGCGACCGACGACGCGATCGTCCTCAATTTTGAGGGAGCAGACATCCGGGAAGTGATCCACAGCCTCGCGGGCGCCTTGGAGATCAACTACCTGATCGACCCGCGTGTTGAGGGGCAGGTCACCATCCGCACCACCGGGAAAATCCCCCGATCCGAGCTTTTCCCGATCTTCAATCAGATCCTGCGGTCCATCGGGATTGCCGCTGTTCGGGTGGGTGAAGTCTACAATATCGTGCCCATTGCGGAGGCCAAGACGCGCGTGATCGTGTCGCGCGACGAACTCCAGCGCATGACCGAAGACGATTTGTTCGTGGTCGAGTTGCTCACGGTCGAGAATATAGCGGCGCCGGAGATGGCCACGCTGCTGCAGCCGTTTATTACGCCCGGCGGGGACGTGATCCCCTACCCGCGGGCGAATATGCTGATCCTCACGGATATCGCGAGCAATGTGGACCGCCTGCGCGAGATGATCCAGCTTCTCGACCGCGATGCCTTCCGCGACCTCAAGGCGCGCATTTTCAAGATCCGCAACACCAACCTCGAGGAACTTGGCCAGGAACTGCTGATGATTCTCGACACTTATGGAATCACCGGCCAGGCCGCTTCCGAGCGTGGCGTCTATGCGATTCCGCTGTTTCGGCTCAATTCGATCGCCGTGCTGGCCTTTTCGGAGAGCACCTTTCAGGCGGTGGAATACTGGCTGGGCATTTTGGACGTCAAGCCGGATGAGGAACTGAAAAAGCGCGTCCGGACCTACCCCGTGCAAAATGCCAAGGCGGCTGATCTGGCCCAGATCCTGAACGAACTTTACGGAGGCGGTGGCGGCGGCAACCAGCAATCCATCCGCCGGGGACAACCAGGCTTTGGCGGGGTTTTCGGTGGGCGTGGCGCCTCTGCGAACACTGGCGGTGGGCGCAACCAGAACGGCGGTCGGCGAGCCAGCGCTCTCGGTCGCGGGCAATCTCTCGGGGAGTTCGAGCAATTCAGCGGCGGTCGCGGCAATACGGGCGGATCGCGCGGCGGATCTCGTGGCGGATCTCGCGGCGGATCTCGCGGCGGCGCCCGACCAGCAGGTGTCCTGGCGGGCGGGGCGGGAGGGGCCGGGGGCGCTTCCTCAGTGGTGATCTCCGGCGGCGCGGGATCGGAAAACGACTTCCTGAGCGACGTTCGGATCGTTTCGGACTCGATCACCAACTCGCTGGTCGTGTTTGCGACCAAGGCGGATTGGGAAGAGATCCGGTCCGTGATTCTGGATCTGGATACCGTTCCCCGACAGGTGGTGATCGAGGTTTTGATCGCCGAGATCCGTCTATCGAAGGATATGGAACTCGGGGTTCAGGGGATCGTGGCCTCCAACGTCGGGGGGGTCCCACAGCCTAGCGCTGCCCCGGCCAACGATTCGGGGCTAAGCTCCGTATCGCAGGCCGCTGCGGGAACAGCGAAGCGATATATCAATTCGAATTTTCTGGGTGCTCAGGGTGGTTTTAGTGCCCTGATCACGGACAATAAGCACTTCACCGCGCAGATCTCGGCACTAGCGGGCGCAGGACGTGCGAAGATTCTCGCCAGCCCGCACATCCTGACGGCAGATAACCGCGAGGCCTCGATCAACATTGGCTCCTCGGTCCCGGTGCTTACTCAAACCGCCAACGTCCCGGGAATCCAAACGGGCGGCAGTACGGCGTTGGTCAATAGCGTTCAATATCGTGATACCGGGGTCATTCTCAATATACTGCCGCAGGTAAATGCAGATGGTTTGGTGAATTTGTCGATTCGTCAAGAGGTCAGCTCCGTGGACAGCACCAAGGAGAGCACGACAGGTTCACCGACCTTCCGGGTGCGAACCGCCGAGACGACAGCCGTTGTTCAGGATGGCGATACGCTCCTGATTGGTGGCATTATCGAGGAACTTACGGAGAGGACCCGTGCGGGAATTCCCTATCTGATGGATATCCCGGTCCTCGGACAACTTTTTCGTTATGAGAAAACCGCGGTCCAAAAAGGTGAACTTATCATCATGATCACCCCGCATGTGATCCGCGGCCGCGCCGAGGGACTTGAAGTCACCCAGCGCTACAAGGATCGGCTTTGGGACGTCGTGGATGAGATTGAGCGCACAGGTGGGCTGCGTCCGCCGAGCAAATTCGAGATGGACGAAAAAATGAGATCACGCGGCCGCACGACAACGGCCGAGCGTCCCCAGGCTGGCTTTCTCCCGAACCGTGACTGGGAGGACTGA
- a CDS encoding type II secretion system protein N, translated as MKQFRFLNVVLGILILLAAWRFADVVRRGPPPVPADPSAGRIVTAAVPAQPRRLRVLPAVKEIRSKDLFDVSRQPIEAAAAQPTPSETPAPPPTLKLTGVIFVGTFREAVVIDETQGKKQIRLREGEDISGYRVSSIERDRVALTGGSGEEVQLQLLVATGSSAVKTGPGGKAPPKKAIKKGGRGKQGKEDKSDIQKRRSDARKRAQRARERLKRLREEAANR; from the coding sequence ATGAAGCAATTCCGCTTTCTGAACGTCGTGCTTGGCATTCTAATCCTTCTCGCGGCCTGGCGCTTTGCTGACGTGGTGCGACGCGGGCCCCCGCCGGTCCCGGCGGACCCCTCTGCCGGGCGAATTGTGACTGCAGCTGTGCCGGCCCAGCCGCGCCGACTACGGGTGCTCCCGGCGGTCAAGGAGATCCGATCCAAGGACCTTTTCGATGTCTCCAGGCAGCCGATCGAGGCTGCCGCGGCCCAGCCGACCCCTTCGGAGACTCCGGCCCCGCCTCCGACATTGAAGCTAACCGGGGTGATCTTCGTCGGTACCTTTCGTGAGGCGGTGGTGATCGATGAGACACAAGGCAAAAAGCAGATCCGCTTGCGAGAGGGAGAGGATATCTCCGGCTATCGCGTTAGCTCGATCGAAAGAGATCGGGTGGCATTGACGGGCGGATCCGGCGAGGAAGTGCAGCTGCAATTGCTCGTGGCCACCGGAAGCTCTGCGGTCAAGACGGGCCCCGGTGGCAAGGCGCCCCCGAAAAAAGCCATCAAAAAGGGGGGCAGAGGCAAGCAGGGCAAGGAAGATAAATCTGATATCCAGAAACGCCGATCCGATGCGCGCAAACGGGCCCAGCGGGCGCGCGAGCGGCTGAAGCGGCTCCGGGAAGAGGCAGCGAATCGCTAG
- the gspM gene encoding type II secretion system protein GspM yields MRELLVQFLARLQATDRQQRLYIGLGVVLTLLALRYGAAMVGDFSSGMKSDIQLSARRLANARVLLAQADVVRERVEALRGSYQKVVAGLVPGATPTLAAAALQDRVSDLARANNVRIQSTQVLKEESRGPFTAVALRITAQAGIGNLAKFLGTLEAETPRVRIEFAEMSRRKTSSRRRARAQKDLPARVISATFQINAISQASTLPEGVVPLQPAPVADEVTAPLPARAPLPDNPLGSSTNPPEGGA; encoded by the coding sequence ATGAGGGAATTACTCGTCCAGTTTCTCGCGCGCTTGCAGGCGACCGACCGGCAGCAGCGGCTCTATATCGGTCTCGGAGTGGTCCTGACTCTGTTGGCGCTTCGCTATGGCGCAGCGATGGTGGGCGATTTCAGCTCGGGTATGAAATCGGATATCCAGCTCTCTGCGCGTCGATTGGCGAACGCGCGTGTTCTCCTGGCGCAAGCGGATGTGGTTCGGGAGCGCGTCGAGGCACTTCGGGGTAGCTATCAGAAAGTTGTGGCGGGCCTGGTGCCTGGCGCGACGCCTACGCTGGCAGCGGCCGCTCTGCAGGACCGCGTCTCCGACCTGGCACGCGCGAATAATGTCCGGATCCAGAGCACGCAGGTGCTCAAAGAGGAGTCTCGAGGCCCTTTTACGGCGGTCGCTTTGCGGATCACCGCACAGGCGGGCATCGGAAATTTGGCGAAATTTCTGGGGACTCTCGAGGCCGAGACGCCTCGGGTGCGTATTGAATTCGCGGAGATGAGCCGCCGGAAGACCTCGTCGCGTCGCCGCGCCAGGGCGCAAAAGGACTTGCCGGCTCGCGTGATCTCGGCGACCTTCCAAATCAACGCGATTTCTCAGGCCTCCACACTACCCGAAGGGGTTGTCCCGTTGCAGCCCGCACCCGTTGCGGACGAAGTTACAGCGCCGCTCCCGGCTCGCGCGCCGCTCCCGGACAATCCGCTCGGGTCGAGTACGAATCCACCGGAGGGCGGCGCATGA
- a CDS encoding PilN domain-containing protein: MNAPTLKSLSRLTRLDFLDGMGVAISESDVTFVHLRKRLMHISLVAHRSYPLEGDAPARRAALSQAAIQFLADTQTPTEHVFVSLPRKDALMGHLTVPEAARGDLDQVVEFEVDRILPLSREQIFFDHLVRTRPEKIELQVVALRRELVGEVLLALETAEIYPRSLVVHPVALADLVAFSGISEDQALAFVHEGPGGGGVDILSQGKLLSSHRFSANEVARPEQRAALAAAEAGAAGVSREEIRVVAISQARPEGTDHAGTSSADAETLGELLGGLQVAEGAGAELDFRILPALGAGLAAVREASEPLNLLPPEKRRSGGEGAPVLTFFLAAALALMTGMWLVGSMVQDYRIRAQLDGELAALAPQLREVRDQEQEAQLLHDNLQILLGSGQAAATIYLRELTGVIPKDAYLTSFRMRKGKVEIEGFSREASELIPAIEKSRYFSSAQFTSPVTKAQNNEERFSLSTRIAE; the protein is encoded by the coding sequence ATGAACGCGCCGACGCTGAAGAGTTTGAGTCGCCTCACCCGCCTGGATTTCCTCGACGGAATGGGCGTGGCGATTTCGGAGAGTGATGTCACTTTCGTCCATCTCCGTAAACGGCTGATGCATATCTCCCTGGTCGCGCATCGCAGCTATCCCCTTGAGGGAGATGCGCCGGCGCGTCGGGCAGCCTTGTCGCAGGCAGCGATTCAGTTTCTCGCGGATACCCAGACTCCGACGGAGCACGTTTTTGTGAGTTTGCCCCGCAAGGACGCTCTGATGGGTCATCTCACGGTTCCCGAGGCGGCTCGAGGGGATCTCGATCAGGTGGTCGAGTTCGAAGTCGACCGCATTCTGCCTCTGTCGCGGGAGCAAATCTTTTTCGACCATCTGGTGAGGACCCGGCCCGAGAAAATCGAGCTTCAGGTCGTCGCCTTGCGTCGCGAATTGGTCGGCGAGGTTCTGCTGGCATTGGAGACTGCGGAAATCTATCCTCGGAGTCTTGTCGTGCATCCGGTGGCCCTCGCTGATCTGGTCGCATTTTCGGGCATCTCGGAGGATCAGGCCCTCGCCTTTGTCCACGAGGGGCCAGGTGGCGGCGGGGTGGATATTCTCTCTCAGGGCAAATTGCTTTCCTCGCACCGCTTCTCGGCGAATGAGGTGGCAAGGCCGGAGCAGCGCGCTGCTCTCGCGGCGGCTGAAGCAGGCGCGGCGGGCGTCTCTCGCGAGGAGATCCGGGTGGTCGCGATTTCACAAGCGCGCCCCGAAGGTACTGACCATGCCGGGACGAGCTCTGCGGATGCGGAGACTCTCGGGGAGTTATTGGGGGGGCTGCAGGTTGCGGAAGGGGCCGGGGCGGAACTCGACTTCCGCATTCTTCCGGCCCTCGGTGCGGGATTGGCGGCTGTGCGGGAAGCTTCCGAGCCCCTGAACCTGCTGCCACCCGAGAAACGTCGATCCGGTGGCGAAGGGGCACCCGTCCTCACCTTCTTTCTTGCGGCCGCACTGGCTCTGATGACCGGAATGTGGCTTGTCGGGAGCATGGTGCAGGACTACCGGATCCGCGCGCAGCTCGACGGTGAACTCGCCGCGCTGGCGCCACAACTGCGGGAAGTCCGGGATCAGGAGCAGGAAGCCCAGCTTCTGCATGATAATCTGCAGATTCTTCTCGGGTCCGGGCAGGCCGCCGCGACGATTTATCTGCGCGAATTGACGGGAGTGATCCCGAAGGACGCCTATTTGACCTCTTTCCGGATGCGGAAGGGGAAAGTCGAGATCGAAGGTTTTTCTCGCGAAGCCTCGGAACTGATTCCCGCAATTGAAAAGTCCCGTTATTTCTCATCGGCACAATTCACTTCCCCCGTCACCAAAGCACAGAATAATGAGGAGCGGTTCTCGCTCTCGACGAGGATTGCCGAATGA